The genomic region CATTTACGAGATTTCACATGGATTATTACATCTATGTATGTTTTTCTTCGTTGGACAACAGCTGCATGGCATTCTGTATCATCTTTCATCGCTGAGAGAGACGATGTACATCATGATCTTAGCTGTGTCAAGGTGTTCAGATATTGTCACTGCCAGCTGATCCGGCCTTCTCTAATTTGCACCTTGATCATGCGGAAACCCAAACCGTACAGACATGGCTGTTCGCATGAGTGCTGAATGAAAAGTTACCACAATTATCAGGATCAAAGCATATTACTGtgttattattttacctttatttaactaggcaagtcagttaagaacaaattcttattttcaatgactgcctaggaacagtgggttaactgcctgttcaggggcagaacgacagatttgtaccttgtcagctcggggatttgaaattgcaaccttccggttactagtccaacgctctaaccacttggctaccctgccgtagttgaccaaatacttattttccaccataatttgttaataaattattttaaaatcctacaatgtgattttctggattttttttcttctcattatgtctgtcatagttgaagtgtacctatgatgaaaattacaggcctctcatctttttaagtgggagaacttgcacaattggtggctgactaaatacttttttgccccactgtaaagtgcatatatagtgtatatatatatatatataatgtatatatagtgtatatatagataaaaacagaggtgtgtgtgtatataaacggtatatatatagtgtatatatatagtgtgtacatatatatatatagtgtatatatagtgtctatatggaTAATAACAGAGGTagggtatatatagtgtatatatatagtgtatatctgGATAAAATcagaggtgtgtatatatagtgtatttatgGATAAAAAcagaggtgtgtgtatatatagtgcatatatagtgtctatatggaTAATAACAGAGGTagggtatatatagtgtatatatatagtgtatatctgGATAAAATcagaggtgtgtatatatagtatatttatGGATAAAAAcagaggtgtgtgtatatatagtgcatatatagtgtctatatggaTAATAACAGAGGTagggtatatatagtgtatatatatagtgtatagctGGATAAAATcagaggtgtgtatatatagtatatatagtgtatttatgGATAAAAAcagaggtgtgtgtatatatagtgcatatatagtgtatatatagtgtatatatggataaaacagagctgtgtgtatataaactgtatatatagtgtgtatatagtgtatatctgGATAAAAACAGAGGTGagggtatatatagtgtatataaataGTGTATATATGGATCAACTCagaggtgtgtatatatactgtatatatagtgtgtatatagtgtatatctgGATAAAAACAAAGGTGagggtatatatagtgtatgtatatagtgtatatctgGATAAAAACaggggtgtgtgtatatatagtgtatatagtgtatggaTAAAATCAGAGGTGTGTTTTTATAGTGTATATAATGTCTATATCGTGTATATCTGGATAAAAACAGAGGTGTGTTTTTatagtgtatataatgtatatatcgTGTATATATGGATAAAAAcagaggtggcaccacaggtTCAAAAGTGGTGTGGCAAAATTCCTACCGGTCTTTTCTGgagcctggagtttttcctgatctCATGACCTGGTCAGGTAAAACTCTGGGTCCTATTTATAGGCTATGACAAAATagtattttttattattgaaGATGGCTTCCCTTTTCATCTGTGCTATGACAATAGGGCTGGGGGTTTTCTTGTCGGGTCATGTGAATTGGAAAAACTCTTCTCGGTTGGTTAGCCTCGGTCGGTTAGCCTCGGTCGGTTAGCCACCATAGAGGGGGGTTTATGTGGTGTAGCTTGAGATCATGACTTGGCACGGATTAGGTTAGGGGGAGGTGGGGTGGTCTGTATGGGAGAAGAGTGCATCACGCTCTGGGGAAGGTTCCAGCAGCGAGCCCCTATCTCTGGCTGTCTGGATGGGGACCATCCAATAGTGTGGAAAGATTGTATTTCTAGACCTGGTTGGGTTAGTTGGAATGCGAGCTAGCATTCCGGTATTCCACTTTGTGGAATTCTACTTTGTCATTTGGAATTAAAGTAGCAAACAATTTGGTCATCCTTGGTTACATTCTTGAGCTATGACCTGCTGTGCATCCCATGGGGAGAGCGGCTTAGCATGGGGATCTGGTCATGATTAAAAAACGTCATTTTAGATTTacaggagagaaaagaaaaaACTACAGAAATGGGTCTCTTTACTCAATTGTAGCACCACCAGTAATAGCACCAAGCACAAGGCTCACATTAATACGAGCATGTGGAATGCATGTAAAGAGCAGCACTTAACAACAACACACTTATAGAAATACATTTAGGTGGGGATCTATCATCATCAAGCATTGTATATAGCTTTAGGGGGCATTTAACAGTCAGCTAGCATCATTAAATGACTGATTTGGCCATAAAATACTAATAAAACGAAGCACCGGCACCTCTTTCATTTTTTAAACGTTGGGGTGCGTACCTCACGAGTGGTGCAGTTGTctaatgcactgcagtgctagctgtccgactagagattctgggttcaagtccaggctccgTCACAGTCGTTCGTGACCGGGAGACACATGGGGCGGCgcacgattggcccagcgtcgtccgggttaggggagggtttggccgggcagggatgtccttgtctgatcgcgcactagcgactcctgtggtgggccaggcgcagttcacgctgacacggtcgtcacagtgtttcctccgacacattggtgcggctggcttccgggttaagtgggcattgtgtcaagaagcagtgtggcttggttgggttgtgtttcggtggACGCACGGccctcgaccttcacctctcccgagtccgtacgggagttgcagcaatgagacaagactgtaactaccaattggataccacaaaactGGGGAGATaaaggagtaaaaaaaaaaaagatcaaaatacaaaatgaaataaataagtGTGCGTTCGTGCCTGTGTGCACGTCTTTTGACCACgcgagagggagcgagcgagagggagcgagcgagagagagagcgggagcgagagagacagacagcggcgagagagagagagcaggagcgagagagcgggagcgagagagagagagagagagagacagggagcgagagagctggagcgagagagagaggcagacagggggtgagagagagagagcaggagcgagAGAGcgggaacgagagagagcgagagacagggagcgagagagctgGAGCGAGAGAGCGGGAACGAgagtgggagcgagagagagagagctggagcaaGAGAGCGGGAACGAgagtgggagcgagagagagagcgggagcgagagagagagcaggagcgagAGAGCGGGAgcgagagacagggagcgagagagagacagacagggggcgagagagagagagagagcaggagcgagagagagagagacagggagcgagagagcgggAACGAgagtgggagcgagagagagagagacagggagcgagagagagagacagggagcgagagacagggagcgagagagcgggagcgagagagagagagacagggagcgagagagcgggagcgagagagagagagagagacagggagcgagagagctgGAGCGAGAGAGCGGGAACGAgagtgggagcgagagagagagacagggagcgagagacagggagcgagagagagagacagggagcgagggagagggagagagagagagacagggagcgagagacagggagcgagagagagcgggagtgagagagagagagacagggagcgagagagagacagggagcgagagagagagagtgggagcaagagagagagagacagggagcgagagacagggagcgagagagagcgggagtgagagagagggagcgagagacagggagcgagagagagcgggagtgagagagagagagagagagagagagagagacagggagtgagagagagacagggagcgagagagagagtgggagtaagagagacagggagcgagagacagggagcgagagagagcgggagtgagagagcgggagagagagagagggagctagagagagagacaggaagcgagagagagagagcgggagcgagagacagggagcgagagagagagcgggagcgagagagagagacagggagcgagagacagggagagagagagagagacagggagcgagagagagagacagggagcgagagagagagacaggaagcgagagagagagacagggagcgagagagagagacagggagcgagagagagagacagggagcgagagagagagacagggagcgagagagagagcgagagagacagggagcgagagagagagacagggagcgagagagagagacagggagcgagagagagccatggaagtacagagagagaaagatggtgaGAAAGACAAGAGGTGGAATTAGACaaatgagagaatgagaaaaacatattttattttgttagCTAATTTGTTTTACATTCAGGTTTACCTGGTGCCAGACTAGACAGAACTAATGGGGAGAACATAGATTGTCCTAAAGTTCAGACGGACTGTACTCATGAAACGGTAAATCTCAGTTGACTATCCAATATAAATCCTACATTTTGCTTTCATTTTCTTGCAACGCTACAATCAACAGCTAATATAATATAACTATTaatcttttttatttttctttAGCCCAAATATATGGTGCTGTCTACAAAGATTCATTctatatttattttctctttgcctaaatatatttattttctctttgtcaaaaatctaataaaaatcgTAAGGTCACAGAAGTTCAAGCATGCAATCAAAATCTagaaaaataaacattatttaaagGCCCTAACTCATAGTCTTGAGGTCATAGGTGCTGGGTCTGACAGTAGTTATTAAAGTGGGTTGTTTCCTTAAAGCCTACTCTCTGAGGCAAATATAGGTCCATTTGTCCATTGAGTTCATGTAATATCCAAAGCACCAGTCCATTAAAGTCTTCAAATCATTGAGCAGGACAATCTTTAAAGAGCGATCGTGTGTCAATCCCTGAGATCTGACCATCTAAACGTCTTTCACAACAAAAAGGCACAGCAATAAATAAAAAGACTAGTTCTCCACGTTTCTTTCAGTCCTTCAGCTTCCTCTTCTTCACTTTCTTCTTTCGTCTCTTCTTGGCCAGGTTGTTGGTAAGGAGGTTAGTCTCTCTATCATCTTCATCCTCTTTGTACCAGGGTCCCCACACCCCTCCGTTGAAGTTAGGATTGGAGCGGGAGTCTTTAGCCGGGTAGCGCACCGGGATGGCCGTCCTATTGTACTGTGCTAGCCGCATTAGCATCTTCTTCACTATGTGTGGGTAGCGTAGAGACAGGTCCACTCTCTCGTAGGGATCGGCTATGATGTTGAACAGCCAGACGGACTTCCCCTGGTCCCAGCGGACATATTCGTTATGCCAGCGGTTGGTCAGAAGCAGATTGGAGAAGGTCTGCGGAGGGACCCAGTCGCTGTAGCCAGGCACCCCCGTGAGAAGCTTCCAGTGGCCCACCCGGAGGGCGGCTCGGATGGCCGTATTCCAGAGGCCATAGCCAGCCTTCCATGAGCCGTTTTTTGCCTTGGTGTAGATGGGGTCGATGTTGTGCAGAATGTCGTGGCGGGGGGACTGGCGTCCCTCGCTGATGGCCTCCCACACGTCGTAGCCATCCAGGTTGAGATCTTCGTCCAGGGTCCCCTCCCCCAGGGACACCAGGGTGGGGAACCAGTCTGTGATGTGGATCAATGCCCGGCATCGGGTCCCCTTGTTCAGCAGCAGGGGACTGTGAACGAAGCCTACGGCCCGGATTCCCCCCTCCCAGTAGGTGGCCTTGCTCCCCCTGAGAGGCCAGTTGTTGCCCCCGGCCATGGGCTGACCCCCGTTGTCTGACGAGTACACTATCACTGTATTGTCGTAGAAACCGTAACGCTTCAGTGCCAGCGTGAGGTTGTGGACGGCCTCGTCCAGGCAGGACACCATGGCGGCATACTTGCGACGATGTAAGTTAGGGATGGACTTGTAGCGCTCCAAGTAGCGAGCGGGCACCTGTAGCGGGGAATGGACTGCCTGAAAGGCCAAGTAGAGGAATAAGGGTTTCTGGGGGTTGTGGTGTGCCAGGATGTCCACAGCTTTTTGGGTGAACATCAAGGTTGAGTATCGGCCCCGATCCTGTTCCCAGGCTGCCTCCTCCCCTTCGTACAGGTCATAGCCACACATGCCGGGACCGTCACATTTATAGTGGCTGTAGTAGTCACCACTACCCAAAAGGGACCCAAAGAATGTGTCGAAGCCACGCTGAGTGGGCATGCAGCCACGCTTGTAGAAGCCCAGGTGCCACTTGCCCACCATATGGGTGGCGTAGCCTGCCTGCCGGAGCTTTTGGGGTAGTGTGACATTCTCCAGGGGCAGGCAGTTGGCCTGGGTGGGCCTGATGACCGAGTGCTGGAGGCCCGTGTGGATCTGGTACCTGCATGTGACACAGAGAAAAGAAAGGCTGTTAGTcaatcaaccagtcaaccaatTGACCAAGCAAATCTTATATATGACCTTTGCTACAAAGTACACCTCTAAAGAGAagaccaaggtgaccgtgtctagGAAACATAGCTAGTTTGGATAAACATTGTGAAGAACCAGAGCGCAGAGGGAGAGACCATTCTCATCTGGCCAGTCAGAGTATCCAAAACCAGTCATACATCAAATAAAGCGTTTGCTAACATTTACAGTTAAATATAATATAGTTGGATGCAGTATTGTGGTATGACAGGTCCAGACATGTGTCTGCCATGATTCTACCATGGTGTTTGGATTTGTCCTTCCTCACTATCTGACATACACCCGTTAGCTTCCTAAACCTCGAATCCTTGGAATTCTATGCTTGAATTGTAGAATTCTATGGTATATGATGTGCACAGAAATAGTTCCAGATAGGTATAGGCTATACTAGAAAGATACTTTTCATACAATTTGAATATGATACGGTATGATTTCCAAATAAACCAAACAGTCTGCCACGGTTCTGGTAATACATTGACAATTCATCCAGTTTAAGTTTCTAAAATGCCAGATTAGGTCGTTTCTTTCACTCTACAATGAATCCTTTCACAGACATTTTAAATGCAATGAGACGGGACAGAATCAGctttgtattacacacagtacgCATTATTCAACCTAATTCTAATTGCAATGGACTTAATCCAAAGCCAACAGGTATAGACTGACAGCTGAGCGAGTTTGACAGGAGATGTCCAAGAGCAATATGCCAGAGGATGAAGTCATTGTAGTGGTGAAATGACTTAACAGCTACAATTACCCCTGGACTGACTTCATCATTGTCTGACTCTCCTGCTATCAGACAGAGAACCAGACTTCCTCAATCCCTtttttctctcccttccttctttgccttcccctcctccccttctcactcatccctctttctctgctGTGGCCAGTGGCAAAAAGGCACAATCCCTCACCAGGGAAATGACATAAGCGGTTGGTGTGCACTTTGAAAAAGGAGGCTTCGTTTGGAGGTCTGGCGAACCAGGGATTTCTTAGCCGCATCTTAAATGATTTCAAACGTATCCACAGCACCAAAACACTCCCTTTATTCACACTTGGACACAGTTCTATTCAAGTCTTTGCATGTCATTTTAGCAAACTGTATCTTGGAAGTGCAAATACTGTAGTCTACTTACTGCAGTAACATCTTGCCCTTGACTTGAACTTTAATAGCAGATAGCATTACTCTATGTGTGTAAGGGAAACTGGCCATTAAATCCCTGGAAAACATTTAGTTTAGTTGATGAAACATTGGAGTGTTCTTAGTGGTTTTAGATTGAATTGGTTGTTCCCCTAGGTAATTCACTTAACATTTTCACACAGCATTAAACTGTCAGACAGATGTTGACCAGGGTTTGCAAAATgacattaggtgtgtgtgtggtttgcgagctgtatgtgtgtttgcgttAGTGTGCGTAtgcctgcgtgtgtgtttgcatgctaAATGACAGAACAGGGATTAGCTAATGGACATCAGAAAAAAGTGGGGGTGAGGATAATGGTGTAGTctctgtatttgtatttgttaaggatccccattagttcctaccaaggcagcagctactcttcctggggtttattatggatccctattagttcctgccaaggc from Oncorhynchus kisutch isolate 150728-3 linkage group LG9, Okis_V2, whole genome shotgun sequence harbors:
- the LOC109896472 gene encoding arylsulfatase J-like; protein product: MFLFSVLASLFAFTSPTCGYQMSWENWNSNLQNRVNELDSPTTQPHIIFILVDDQGFRDVGYHGSEIKTPTLDRLAAQGVKLENYYVQPLCSPSRSQLMTGRYQIHTGLQHSVIRPTQANCLPLENVTLPQKLRQAGYATHMVGKWHLGFYKRGCMPTQRGFDTFFGSLLGSGDYYSHYKCDGPGMCGYDLYEGEEAAWEQDRGRYSTLMFTQKAVDILAHHNPQKPLFLYLAFQAVHSPLQVPARYLERYKSIPNLHRRKYAAMVSCLDEAVHNLTLALKRYGFYDNTVIVYSSDNGGQPMAGGNNWPLRGSKATYWEGGIRAVGFVHSPLLLNKGTRCRALIHITDWFPTLVSLGEGTLDEDLNLDGYDVWEAISEGRQSPRHDILHNIDPIYTKAKNGSWKAGYGLWNTAIRAALRVGHWKLLTGVPGYSDWVPPQTFSNLLLTNRWHNEYVRWDQGKSVWLFNIIADPYERVDLSLRYPHIVKKMLMRLAQYNRTAIPVRYPAKDSRSNPNFNGGVWGPWYKEDEDDRETNLLTNNLAKKRRKKKVKKRKLKD